Part of the Streptomyces europaeiscabiei genome is shown below.
TTCTCGGTGCGCACGTTCTACGACCGCCCGCACCAGATCGACGAGAAGCCGGGTCTGCTGGAGACGATCGACGACTGGAACCGCCGCACCCTGTGGCCCAAGGTCTACAGCCACACTCACGACGACGGCACGGTCCGTCTCATCGGCGAGGCCCAGCTGCTGATCGGCACCGGCGTCAGCCTGGAGCACTTCGTCTCGTCGACGGTCAGCTGGGTGCGGGCCGCCATCGAGTTCGACAAGTGGATCGTCGAGCAGCTCGGCCTGTCCGAGGACGTCGACGAGGCCGACAAGCCCAAGGACGGCGACGACGGCGACGACGGCGAAGCGTAGTCGGCGGCGCACGCCCCGCAGACGTACGAGAGCCCGGCCAGGGCCCCCGCCACCTCGGCGGGTGCCACGGCCGGGCTCTCGCCTTTCCCGTGCGGGGAAGGAAGGCCCGGCTTCACCCCGAACGGGGCCGGAGTGGCGTCAGAACGCCGACTTCAGCCGCTTCGCCGCCGCCTCCAGCACCTCCGTACGCTTGCAGAACGCGAACCGTACGAAGGGCGCGCCGGCCTCGCGGTGGTCGTAGAACACGGCGTTCGGGATGGCCACCACGCCCGCCCGCTCCGGCAGCGCACGGCAGAAGGCGAAGCCGTCGGTCTCGCCGAGGGGGCGGATGTCGGTGGTGATGAAGTACGTGCCGGCCGTCCGGAACACCTTGAAACCGGCGTCCGAGAGCCCCGTCGCCAGGAGGTCCCGCTTGGCCAGCATGTCCGCGCGGAACGCCTCGAAGTAGCTGTCCGGCAGCGCGAGCGCCTCGGCGACGGCGTACTGGAACGGCCCGGACGCCACATACGTGAGGTACTGCTTCGCCGAGCGCACCGCCGTGACCAGCGCGGGCGCGGCCGTCACCCAGCCCACCTTCCACCCCGTGAAGGAGAAGGTCTTGCCCGCGGACCCGATGGTGACGGTCCGCTCCCGCATACCGGGGAAGGTCGCCAGTGGAATGTGCTCGGCGTCGTCGAACACCAGGTGTTCGTACACCTCGTCCGTCACCACCAGCAGATCCCGCTCCACGGCCAGCTCAGCGATCGCCGTCAGTTCCTCACGGGTGAGGACGGTGCCGGTCGGGTTGTGCGGCGTGTTGATCAGCAGCAGCCGCGTCCGGTCGGTGACGGCGGCCCGCAGCTCGTCGAGGTCCAGCCGGAAGCGTCGATCCGCGTCGCCGCCCCCCGGCCCCTCGGACGGCCGTAGCGTCACCGGTACGCGGGTCCCGCCCGCCATCGCGATGCAGGCCGCGTACGAGTCGTAGTACGGCTCCAGGGCGACCACCTCGTCGCCGGGCTCCAGCAGCCCCAGCAGCGCGGCCGCGATGGCCTCCGTGGCGCCCGCCGTGACCAGCACCTCCGTGTCCGGGTCGAACGCCAGCCCATACCGCCGCCGCTGGTGGTCGACGATCGCGCTGCGCAGCTCGGGAACGCCCGGCCCCGGCGGGTACTGGTTGCCCCGGCCGTCGCGCAACGCCCGTACGGCGGCCTCGCGGATCTCCTCCGGGCCATCGGTGTCCGGGAAACCCTGGCCCAGGTTGATGGACCCGGTCTGCAGGGCGAGCGCCGACATCTCGGCGAAGATCGTCGTCCCGAACTCGGCGAGCCGCCGGTTGAGCGGCGGACGAGGGGTGCGGGCGGGGCTTGCGCTGGAGGTCATGGCCGTCATCCTGCGCCCAACCTCTGGACTTCCTCAACTCGGCTTTGAGCGGTGAGACCCGAGGGCATCCCCACGTCACGCACGGCCCACGGGGGGTCTGCAAGGGGGAACGAAAGGCAGGTGCCGAGATGGAGGTCTTCTTCTTCCTCTTCATGGGCGCGGTCGTTCTGGTCAGCATCGTCTCGAAGGCCGGTCGCGGTTCGCAGCGGGGCCGTCGGCGCTCGCACAGCTGGTGGGCGGACGGCGGGTCGTCCCGCCACGGGAGCGGTGGCGGCTCGTCCTGCGGCGGAGGGTCGTCCTGTGGCGGCGGTTCTTCCTCCTGCGGCGGTGGCTGCGGCGGCGGAAGCTGATCGCCACATTGCCGACAAAGCTCTGGACTTGCTCAACTCGGCTTTGAGCGGTCCGCGGCGGGGGCATCTCCGCGACACGCAAGTGCGCGAGGCGCCCACGGGGGGTCGCTTCGGGGGACACAGGAAAAGAAGAGGGGAGGGTGAGTCATCGTGGAGAACGACCTCATCCTTGTGCTCGTCGCCATGGGAGTGGTGGTCCTCATCGGCTTGGCGGTCGCCGTCCGAGCCGGCAGGACTGCCAGGCGCCGAGGGCGGCGCGGCAGCTGGTGGGCGAATGGCGGCTCGTCCGGCGGCTCGTCCAGTGGATCGTCGTGCGGAGGTGGCTCGTCCTGCGGGGGCGGTTCCTCCTGCGGCGGTGGCGGTGGCGGTGGCGGCGGCTGCGGCGGCGGAAGCTGACCGATGGTCGTGACACTCCTGCCGCTCGGCGTCCTGCTGTTCGCCGCCCTCGTGGTGGTGACGTCGCTGGTGGTGCCGATCGTCATGGTGATCGCGCGAAGCGGTGTCGGCGACGCGCCCGGCCTGGGCCCGCCCCGACCGCTCCGGCGGCACGACAGCTGGTGGGACGATGCCGCACGGTCGCCGTGGCCCGGCAGTGACGGCGACGGTGTCGGCGCCGACAACAGCCACGGTCCCGGTCACGGCGATTCGTCGTCGTGCGGCAGCGGTGGCGGCTCGTCCCGCGGGGGCGGCTCGTCCTCCTCCTGCGGCAGCGGCGGCTGACCGCACGAACAAGCTCTGGACTTGCTCAACTCGGCTTTGAGCGGTCAACAGCGGGGGCATCTCCGCGACACGCAAGTGAGCGAGGCACCCACGGGGGGTCGCTTCGGGGGACTCAGAAGAAAGAGGGGAGGGTGACGCCATGAACGCGATCGCGGTGATCGGCTTCATCCTGGTGACGGTGATCGGTCTCACGACGGTGATCGGTGTCGTCAGCAACCGCAGGACGCGCGCGGCACGAG
Proteins encoded:
- a CDS encoding pyridoxal phosphate-dependent aminotransferase, with translation MTAMTSSASPARTPRPPLNRRLAEFGTTIFAEMSALALQTGSINLGQGFPDTDGPEEIREAAVRALRDGRGNQYPPGPGVPELRSAIVDHQRRRYGLAFDPDTEVLVTAGATEAIAAALLGLLEPGDEVVALEPYYDSYAACIAMAGGTRVPVTLRPSEGPGGGDADRRFRLDLDELRAAVTDRTRLLLINTPHNPTGTVLTREELTAIAELAVERDLLVVTDEVYEHLVFDDAEHIPLATFPGMRERTVTIGSAGKTFSFTGWKVGWVTAAPALVTAVRSAKQYLTYVASGPFQYAVAEALALPDSYFEAFRADMLAKRDLLATGLSDAGFKVFRTAGTYFITTDIRPLGETDGFAFCRALPERAGVVAIPNAVFYDHREAGAPFVRFAFCKRTEVLEAAAKRLKSAF
- a CDS encoding YbjN domain-containing protein; amino-acid sequence: MSIDPSSIPNFGGQPEPQPQGPAGPVVPDQDLVKQLLDQMELKYVIDDEGDLAAPWEEFRTYFMFRGEGDQQVFSVRTFYDRPHQIDEKPGLLETIDDWNRRTLWPKVYSHTHDDGTVRLIGEAQLLIGTGVSLEHFVSSTVSWVRAAIEFDKWIVEQLGLSEDVDEADKPKDGDDGDDGEA